DNA sequence from the Phycisphaeraceae bacterium genome:
TACGCCGTCGTTCCGCCGGGAGTCCTCCTCGGGATCTGGTGCTTCCTGCGCCCGGAGCCCCCCCGCGGCGCCGCCGACCCGGTCGGCCAGGTCAAGCGCCGCATGTCAATCGCCGATGTGCTTGTCCTCGCCCGCACCCCTTCCTATGTCCTCAACGTCGCGGGGATGACGCTGATGACCTTTGCCCTCGGCGGCGTTGCGGCGTGGATGCCCTACTACGTCGTGACCTTCCGCAAGGCCGCTTCGCTCCCCGATGCGACCATGACCTTCGGCGCGATCACCGTGGTGGCAGGACTCATCGCCACGCTCTCGGGCGGGTGGATCGCGGACCGCTTGCAGACCCGGATCCCCGGCGCATACCTGCTCGTATCCGGCTTCGCGATGCTCCTGGGGTTTCCGCTCTTTCTTGCGGTGCTGGTCACCCCGTTCCCATGGTGCTGGGGCGTGATCTTCGCAGCCCTGCTGTGCCTCTTCTTCAACACCGGCCCGAGCAACACCGCCATCGCGAACGTCGTCCACCCGGGGCTCCGCGCCACGGCGTTCGCCATCTGCATCTTCGTCATCCATGCCCTCGGTGACGCCATCAGCCCGCCCCTGATCGGCTTTGTCAGCGATCGGACCGGCAACAACATGAACGCCGGCTTTGCCCTCGTTTCGGTCGCTGTGCTCGGTTCGGCCGTGTGCTGGCTCTGGGGGTCCCGGCACCTCGCCCGGGATCGTGCCCGCCTGGACTCGCCCATCCCTCTCACCCCACCGGGCGGCGGGTTCCAAGGCCCGGCCGTTCCCTAGATTCACCACCACCCCCAACCATTTCCCCTCCTTGCCCTCTGCCAACACCCCGCTAACATTCCCTCCCCCAACTTGGCCCTGTTAGAGAAGAGCCCCAATGCCGACGATCAACCAACTGATCCGCAATCCACGCCGCCTTCCCGCGATCAAGTCGAAGGTGCGCGATCTCGCCGCCTGCCCGCAGAAGCGAGGCGTCTGCCTGACGGTCAAGACCGTCACCCCCAAGAAGCCCAACTCGGCTCTTCGAAAGGTCGCCCGCGTCCGGCTCTCCAACGGCAAGGAGATCACCGCGTACATCGGCGGTGAAGGCCACAACCTCCAGGAGCACTCCATCGTCCTGGTTCGTGGCGGCCGCGTCCGCGACCTCCCCGGTGTGCGCTACCACGTCGTCCGCGGCGCCCTCGACTGCCTCGGTGTTGAGAAGCGCAAGCAGGGCCGCTCCAAGTACGGCGCCAAGAAGGGCAAGTAATCCAGTTCACGTTTCCCGCCCGGCGTGCGCCGCGGTGGATTGGAAGGCAAGTAATCGTCCCGCCTGGCCGGCGAAGACGGTGAACAAAGCCGCCGGCAATCGCCGCGGCAGATGAGCCAAAGGAGTCCCCATGGCAGGCCGCATCACCAAGTCCGATGCTCAACTCCGCCCCGATCCTCGCTTCGGCGACATGGTCGTTGCCAAGTTTGTCAACTGCATCATGAACGACGGCAAGAAGGCAACCGCCCAGCGCGTTGTCTACGACGCCATGAGCATGATCGACGATCGCCTGAAGAAGGAAAACAACCCCGATGCGCCGAAGAACTCCCTGGAGCTCTTCATCCGCGCCATCGAGAACGTCAAGCCCTTCGTCGAGGTACGCTCCAAGCGAGTCGGCGGGGCCAACTACCAGGTGCCCATCCAGGTCACCAAGCGTCGCCAGCAGTCCCTTGCGTTCCGCTGGATCATCGATGCCGCCCGCGGCGAGAAGGGCCGCCCCATGGCCGCCAAGCTCTGCGACGAGCTGTACTCTGCAGCCCGCGGCGAAGGCAAGGCCATGAACACCCGCGACCAGACCCACCGCATGGCCGAGGCCAACCGCGCCTTCGCTCACTTCGCCCACTGATCGCGGACCGTCCACCGATCCCCTGCGCCCCGCGGCACACGCGGGGCGTTTTTCATTGTCTGCACCACAGCCCCACCGCTACATCAACCCGGTGGTTTCCTCCAGCCCGAGCATCAGGTTGGCATTCTGTACCGCCTGCCCGCTCGCGCCCTTGACCAGGTTGTCCTCGGCCGCCACCACCACCACCCGCCCGCTGGCCACACGCCCGTTGACGTGGACCATGTTGGTGCGGTGCACATCCTGCAGCGTCGGCGCTTCCTCGCGGACGACCACGAACGCCTCGTCCGCGTAGGCGCTGCGCAAGGCGGATTGAACAGCAGCGGTGTCCACGGACGTCGAAGCGGGTTCCGCACAGATCGTTTCAAGGATCCCCCGAGCGACCGGGAGCAGGTGAGGCATGAATAGGGGCTCGCGCCCAGGCACGGTCGTCCCACCCCAGACGGCCAGCGACTGGGCAATTTCCGGCTGGTGCCGGTGCGCCCCGATTCCGTACGCCGAGTAGTTCTCGGTCACCTCCGGGTAGTGCAGATTCGCACGCGGCGCACGGCCGGCCCCGGTCACGCCGCTCGCCGCGTTGATCACGATGGAATCCGGCTTGATGAGCCCCGCCTGCAGCAGCGGGATCAACGCGATCGCCGCGGCGGTCGGGTAACACCCCGGATTCGCCACCAGCATCGCCCTTCGAACCGCGCCGCGGGCGAACTCGGTCAAGCCGTACACCGCGTGCTCCAGCCCCGCCGGGTCGGTATGACGATGGCCATAGGCCCGCTCGTAGACAGTCGAATCCTTGATCCGGTACGCCGCCGACAGATCGACCACCTTCACACCCCGGGCGAGCAGGGCCGGGGCGTGCTCCATGGCGGCCTCGTGCGGCAGGCAGAGAAACGCCAGCCTGCACGCCGCCGCGATCGCATCGTGGTCGATCGCATGGCATTCCGCCACGCCCGCCGCCACACGGGAGGTCAGCCTTGGGAACTCCGCGTCGATCCGGGGCGCCGGTGTACGAGCCGAGGCAAGGTACGACACCCGAATCGCAGGGTGTCGCGAGAGGATCTCGATCAACTCAAGCCCGGTGTACCCGGTCGGGCCGAGGATCGCGACCGGAATCGGAGCGGCCGTTGGCTGGGGGGATGACGTCGCGGCGGGGTTCGGCATGGGAGGATTGTTGAGGCCGCCGGCCGACATTCAACCCGCGCGGCCGCCCGGCACCCCGGCGGGATGGGCCGCGAGCCGGTCGCGGGAATCGGTCTTGCGGCGGGCATCCTCGGGCGTCGGAACGGCCCTGGAGACCTCAACGATGATCGTGTCGTCGCTCGGCGGCCCCTCGCGGTGGCCCTCGACAACGCCGAGGATCTCGTCGATCCACTGGCCGGTGCGAACTCCACGCTTGGAAGCCGCGGCGATGATGCCCTGCAGCCCAGCAACCCCCAGCGCCCGGCCGGCTTCGTTCCGTGCTTCAATGGCCCCATCCGTGTAGGCGAGCAGGGTGTCGCCGATCACGAACCGATGCTCGACCGGCGCCGGGTCGTAGTCGTCATCGGTCGCCGCTCCCAGCACGAACGCGGTCGACGACAGCTCTTCGATCGTGCCGTCGACCGCACGCAGGAACGCCGGTGGGTGCCCGCCGCTGGCATACTCGAGCACGCCGCGCGACTGGTCGACGCGGATGCACAGGGCCGTGGCATAGACCGAATGGGTCGCCAGCGTGAGATGGACATAGCGGTTGAGGGCCCGCAGGACCTCGCCGGGCGGAGCATTCGGATCCTCCCCGAAGAGCCGCTCCAGTTCGCCGTAGAGCCGATTGACCGTCAGTGCCGCGGCGATGCCGTGGCCTGTCACATCCAGCAGGACAAGGTTGAACGCCGCTGGCTCAACCACGCCGCCCAAGACCCGGGCGGGCGAGAACCGGGCATAGAGGTAGTCACCGCCGATCTGCAGCATCGGCTCGTATTTGTAGTGCAGCCGGACGGGCCCGGTGGTGATGGGCTTTGGAAACAACGACTCGTGGATCCGCCGTGCATCGGTCAACTCTCGCCGCATCTCCCAGTACTGGCCGCGGAGCATCCGCACCATGAACCGCTCGCGGAACCAGCTGTGCCGCCACCAGCAGATCCCCGCGCCCGGGACTCCGACCAGCGGCGCGGTGCCGATGACCAGCGCCGCGATGCCGAGGCTGTGACGGAAGTAAACCCCTGCCACGATGGCGTAGGCGATCAGCAGGGGTACCAGGGGTCGGTAGCACTCGCGGGGCGTCCACGGAAGAAAAAAGCACGCGAACACATGCGAGACGAAGATCCCCTTCAGGCCGTCACGGACGAACACCCACGCGGCCCCGCGATCCCAGTGCTCGCCCGCCGTCGCCGATCGTGACGAGAGCGATCCGACCTTGAACTCCACGGTCAGAATGACGGTGATCAGGCTGAGAAAGCCGGCAAGAACGATGAGCCAGTAGGCGATCGAGAGCACCTCGCGGGCGTTGGCCCTGCCGCCGTACACCTGCAGGAACCCCGCAACATACAGCGCGCTCGTCACCAGGCTCAGCCCCATGACGATCAACTCGTGCGCCGTCGGTGCCAGCGGCCGGCCGAACCAGAGGTACAGGCTGGTCGCAAAGACCGTGATCACGCCCCACACCGCGACCACGCCCGTGTACCACAGGAACCGGCGCCGCAGCCACTTCGCCCGTTCGGCCTCGAACTGGCCGCCGAACTCGCTGGTGAACACCGACTTGGATTCGCCCCGGCTCACACGTGCGGCCCGTCCTCTCCCTCGCGCCGGCGGGTTGCCCCCGGCTGCCAGAGCACGTCGGCCGCCCCATCCCCGTTCGCGACCCGGCCAAGGACGAACAGGAGATCGCTCAGCCGGTTGAGGTACTTCACCGTCTCCGGGTTGACCAACCCGGCTTCGGCCTGGGAAAGGTGAACAGCCAGCCGCTCGGCCCGGCGGACCACGGTCCGCGCGACGTGCAACGCCGCCGCAAGCGGCGTACCCCCGGGAAGAACGAAACTCGTAAGCGGCCCAAGCCGCTCATTGTGGAGGTCGATCAGCTGCTCAAGCCGCCGGGTCTGTGTGGGGATGATCCGCAGGTGCGACCCGGGCTGTTCATCGGGCCGCACCGGGGTGCACAGATCCGCTCCCAGGTCGAACATGTCGTGCTGGATCGTGGTCAGCATCCCGGGGATGTCGGTCGCATGACCGGTCAGGCCGGTCGTGGCGCATAGGGCGATGGCGGCACCAATGGACGAGTTGGCCTCGTCCACCGTGCCGTAGGTCTCGATCCGGATGTCTGTCTTGCTCCGGCGCGACCCATCTCCCAGCCCCGTCGTGCCGTCGTCGCCGGTCCGCGTGTAGATGCGGGTGAGCTTGACCATGGGACGAGTGTACCTCCGGCCGGGCATCGCGTACGCTCGGGGCGACAGGGAGGTCGCCGGTGCGAGGGATGCTTTCCAACTGGGTGTACCGGTCAACTCCGCCGCCGGCTTCGGCTCCGCTGGTGGAACGCGTGCTCGCGGCCCGGGGGCTCGATGGCGACGTCGAGGCCTTCCTGACCCCGCGACTGACCGACCTGCACGATCCATCGCTGATGCCCGACCTTGACCGCGCAGCCCGAAGAGTGCTCGACGCACTGGGCCGAGGCGAGCGAATCGCTATCTACGGCGACTACGACGTCGACGGGATCACCGCGACGGCGATCCTGTACCACATGATCCGGGCAATCTCGCCCGAAGCCGTCATCGAGACCTACGTCCCTCACCGTCTCGAAGAGGGGTACGGGCTGAATGCCGCGGCGATCGGCGAGCTCGCCGCACGGGGCGCACGCGTGATCGTGTCGGTGGACTGCGGGGTCACCGCCGTCGAACCGGCGGCGGCGGCACGGGCCCTCGGCGTGGACCTTATCGTGACCGACCACCATACCGCGCCTCAAAGCGATGGCGAGCTTCCAGATGCCTTCGCCATCGTGCACCCGAGGCGCCCGCGGATCAGCTCCCGCGAAGATCGGGGCGGGCCGGGGGACGACGTCTATCCCTTCGGCGACCTGTGCGGGGCCGGCGTGGCGTACAAACTCGCATGGCGGCTGGCGACGATGTCGTGCGGCTCTCCCAGGGTCTCGAAGCCGCTGCAGACGCTGCTGGTCGAACTGCTCGCATTCGCGTCGCTCGGGGTTATCGCCGATGTGGTCCCGCTCGTCGGCGAGAACCGCGTCATCGCCCGGTTTGGCCTCCGCCGGATCCGGTCATCGCCCTTCATCGGATTGAGGGCACTGGTTGAAGCTTCGGGCCTGACCTCCAACGCCGTTGACTCCGTCGATGTGGGCTTCAAGCTGGGCCCGCGTCTAAACGCGGCGGGCCGGATGGGTCACGCGCGCGAGGCCGTCGAGTTATTCACCACAGCCGACGAACATCGCGCCCGGCAGATCGCCGAACAACTCACCATGCAGAACGACGCCCGTCGCGGCGTCGAGCGGGCCATCCTCGAGCAGGCCTGCGAACTGGCCGAGTCGGCCGGGATGACGTCCACCTCGCGCCGGGCCATTGTCCTCGCCGACGAACGGTGGCACGCGGGCGTCGTGGGAATCGTCTGCTCACGCCTTGTTGAGCGGTACTGCCGGCCGGCGATCCTGCTGCACCGCGACGAGACCGGCATGTGCCACGGCTCCGGTCGTTCCGTCCCCTCCTTCAACCTGCACGCCGCGTTGCAGGCATGCTCGATCCATCTCGAGCGGTTTGGCGGGCACGACATGGCGGCCGGTCTCGGCGTGGCCGGCTCAAACCTGGCCGCGTTCCAGGAGGCATTCATCGACCACGCCAACTCCCTGATCACCGAACAGGACCTCGTCCCCCGCCTTTCGGTGGACTGCGAGGCATCCCTGCCGGACCTCTCACTCGACGCGGTGACGAGGCTGAGCGACCTCGCGCCCTTCGGCCGAGGCAACCCGTCGGTCCGGGTGGTCC
Encoded proteins:
- the recJ gene encoding single-stranded-DNA-specific exonuclease RecJ, which gives rise to MRGMLSNWVYRSTPPPASAPLVERVLAARGLDGDVEAFLTPRLTDLHDPSLMPDLDRAARRVLDALGRGERIAIYGDYDVDGITATAILYHMIRAISPEAVIETYVPHRLEEGYGLNAAAIGELAARGARVIVSVDCGVTAVEPAAAARALGVDLIVTDHHTAPQSDGELPDAFAIVHPRRPRISSREDRGGPGDDVYPFGDLCGAGVAYKLAWRLATMSCGSPRVSKPLQTLLVELLAFASLGVIADVVPLVGENRVIARFGLRRIRSSPFIGLRALVEASGLTSNAVDSVDVGFKLGPRLNAAGRMGHAREAVELFTTADEHRARQIAEQLTMQNDARRGVERAILEQACELAESAGMTSTSRRAIVLADERWHAGVVGIVCSRLVERYCRPAILLHRDETGMCHGSGRSVPSFNLHAALQACSIHLERFGGHDMAAGLGVAGSNLAAFQEAFIDHANSLITEQDLVPRLSVDCEASLPDLSLDAVTRLSDLAPFGRGNPSVRVVLRGLTLTQAPQPMGVGGKHVSLLVRASGGRAGDRQLRLVAFNWGDRRDGLRAGSGVDVVVEPKINTWNGRQSVEGELRDLALST
- the rpsG gene encoding 30S ribosomal protein S7; its protein translation is MAGRITKSDAQLRPDPRFGDMVVAKFVNCIMNDGKKATAQRVVYDAMSMIDDRLKKENNPDAPKNSLELFIRAIENVKPFVEVRSKRVGGANYQVPIQVTKRRQQSLAFRWIIDAARGEKGRPMAAKLCDELYSAARGEGKAMNTRDQTHRMAEANRAFAHFAH
- a CDS encoding MFS transporter, producing MTSGGPSAARAAKVSLALLLLINLFNYIDRYILAAVLPLIGEEVLPKGDPNSDAKLGLLTTAFLVSYMVTAPVFGWLGDRVPRWGLVGVGVILWSLASGASGLVVEIDRSLAAAGYGVLSAYTALLITRMFIGIGEGAYGPVAPALISDLFPVERRGMVMAWFYMAIPVGSAVGFALGGYIGSHFGWRWAFYAVVPPGVLLGIWCFLRPEPPRGAADPVGQVKRRMSIADVLVLARTPSYVLNVAGMTLMTFALGGVAAWMPYYVVTFRKAASLPDATMTFGAITVVAGLIATLSGGWIADRLQTRIPGAYLLVSGFAMLLGFPLFLAVLVTPFPWCWGVIFAALLCLFFNTGPSNTAIANVVHPGLRATAFAICIFVIHALGDAISPPLIGFVSDRTGNNMNAGFALVSVAVLGSAVCWLWGSRHLARDRARLDSPIPLTPPGGGFQGPAVP
- a CDS encoding cob(I)yrinic acid a,c-diamide adenosyltransferase — protein: MVKLTRIYTRTGDDGTTGLGDGSRRSKTDIRIETYGTVDEANSSIGAAIALCATTGLTGHATDIPGMLTTIQHDMFDLGADLCTPVRPDEQPGSHLRIIPTQTRRLEQLIDLHNERLGPLTSFVLPGGTPLAAALHVARTVVRRAERLAVHLSQAEAGLVNPETVKYLNRLSDLLFVLGRVANGDGAADVLWQPGATRRREGEDGPHV
- a CDS encoding serine/threonine-protein phosphatase encodes the protein MSRGESKSVFTSEFGGQFEAERAKWLRRRFLWYTGVVAVWGVITVFATSLYLWFGRPLAPTAHELIVMGLSLVTSALYVAGFLQVYGGRANAREVLSIAYWLIVLAGFLSLITVILTVEFKVGSLSSRSATAGEHWDRGAAWVFVRDGLKGIFVSHVFACFFLPWTPRECYRPLVPLLIAYAIVAGVYFRHSLGIAALVIGTAPLVGVPGAGICWWRHSWFRERFMVRMLRGQYWEMRRELTDARRIHESLFPKPITTGPVRLHYKYEPMLQIGGDYLYARFSPARVLGGVVEPAAFNLVLLDVTGHGIAAALTVNRLYGELERLFGEDPNAPPGEVLRALNRYVHLTLATHSVYATALCIRVDQSRGVLEYASGGHPPAFLRAVDGTIEELSSTAFVLGAATDDDYDPAPVEHRFVIGDTLLAYTDGAIEARNEAGRALGVAGLQGIIAAASKRGVRTGQWIDEILGVVEGHREGPPSDDTIIVEVSRAVPTPEDARRKTDSRDRLAAHPAGVPGGRAG
- the rpsL gene encoding 30S ribosomal protein S12, whose protein sequence is MPTINQLIRNPRRLPAIKSKVRDLAACPQKRGVCLTVKTVTPKKPNSALRKVARVRLSNGKEITAYIGGEGHNLQEHSIVLVRGGRVRDLPGVRYHVVRGALDCLGVEKRKQGRSKYGAKKGK
- the argC gene encoding N-acetyl-gamma-glutamyl-phosphate reductase, whose product is MPNPAATSSPQPTAAPIPVAILGPTGYTGLELIEILSRHPAIRVSYLASARTPAPRIDAEFPRLTSRVAAGVAECHAIDHDAIAAACRLAFLCLPHEAAMEHAPALLARGVKVVDLSAAYRIKDSTVYERAYGHRHTDPAGLEHAVYGLTEFARGAVRRAMLVANPGCYPTAAAIALIPLLQAGLIKPDSIVINAASGVTGAGRAPRANLHYPEVTENYSAYGIGAHRHQPEIAQSLAVWGGTTVPGREPLFMPHLLPVARGILETICAEPASTSVDTAAVQSALRSAYADEAFVVVREEAPTLQDVHRTNMVHVNGRVASGRVVVVAAEDNLVKGASGQAVQNANLMLGLEETTGLM